The following coding sequences are from one Salvia hispanica cultivar TCC Black 2014 chromosome 3, UniMelb_Shisp_WGS_1.0, whole genome shotgun sequence window:
- the LOC125213412 gene encoding LEAF RUST 10 DISEASE-RESISTANCE LOCUS RECEPTOR-LIKE PROTEIN KINASE-like 2.3 isoform X1, translated as MITTHQNLIFLSTASLILSLHNLFESCDAKCTPVCGIISNISYPFGLKGDSNNCGDSILELACENNVTYFSLNSHKYYVKAINFGNNSNYDDSTIRLVDASINNDDICSFPTFSTYNYNFIYGHPRRLSNLSPFHSLPINFISCPNPLTNSSFFTDITTHCVSNSSHHKYAYIKVGHMNASEVPYACGVDLIAMTSWYSFKDLNNVSLSEIHESLLYGFELRICPSCGPSQNFNVFEHRQFLVVILGLLCAAVSPPLFTICGFIAILALLYHIVSVVTALVEPHQFNPLLAEVVLIIDFIILSPRVAISALVLWLLIYKFRRRHLSEYNTIETFLQSDNKLSPIRYSYSDIKRMTRGFQEKLGEGGYGCVYKGKLRSGQHVAVKMLGKSGGNGQDFMNEIATIGRIHHINVVKLVGYCAQGSKRALIFDFMPNGSLEKYLFNRDNMDFLNWETKFHIAVGIARGIEYLHRGCDIQILHFDIKPHNILLDHNFIPKISDFGLAKLCSVEEVVTLTVARGTIGYVAPELINRSIGRVSSKADVYSFGMLLMEMLGLNRELRQNNDDSTKYFPYWIYDQLNQAKEIEIEKGQDNNGNDENGSVRKMTIVALCCIRMSPDDRPSMNKVLGMLEGDVECLQMPEYPSSQSTQIAGNEEESWLTDATDSVSLLHHNNASNFEITIA; from the exons ATGATCACAACTCATCAAAATCTCATCTTCCTCAGCACGGCATCTCTCATTCTTTCGCTCCATAATTTGTTTGAATCTTGTGATGCCAAATGCACTCCTGTGTGCGGCATCATTTCCAATATCAGCTACCCTTTCGGCCTCAAGGGCGACTCCAACAACTGCGGTGATTCAATATTAGAATTAGCATGTGAAAATAATGTGACCTACTTCTCCCTCAATTCTCACAAATACTATGTCAAAGCAATCAACTTCGGCAACAATAGCAATTACGACGACTCTACCATAAGGCTGGTTGATGCTTCCATAAATAATGACGACATCTGCTCGTTTCCCACCTTTTCTACATATAACTATAACTTCATCTATGGTCATCCCAGGCGTCTTTCTAACCTATCCCCATTTCATTCCTTACCTATTAACTTTATAAGCTGCCCAAATCCCTTGACCAATTCATCCTTCTTCACTGATATCACCACTCATTGTGTCTCTAATTCATCACATCACAAATATGCTTATATCAAGGTCGGCCACATGAATGCCTCAGAGGTTCCATATGCCTGTGGAGTAGACCTCATAGCGATGACATCCTGGTATAGTTTTAAGGATTTGAACAATGTTTCGCTTTCAGAAATCCATGAGTCCCTCTTGTATGGATTCGAACTCAGGATCTGCCCTTCCTGTGGACCTTCCCAAAACTTCAATGTTTTCG AGCATCGACAATTTCTTGTTGTCATTCTAG GTCTGCTGTGTGCAGCTGTAAGCCCTCCTCTATTCACCATCTGTGGATTCATTGCTATATTAGCACTCTTATATCATATTGTATCAGTAGTGACTGCGCTTGTAGAGCCCCACCAATTTAACCCGTTGCTTGCTGAAGTAGTACTTATCATTG ACTTCATCATCTTGTCACCAAGGGTTGCCATTTCTGCTTTGGTGTTGTGGCTTTTGATTTACAAATTCCGAAGAAGACATTTGTCCGAATATAACACAATAGAGACCTTCCTCCAAAGTGATAACAAACTATCACCAATCAGATATTCATATTCAGACATAAAGAGAATGACAAGAggttttcaagaaaaactagGTGAAGGTGGCTATGGTTGTGTTTATAAAGGAAAGCTTCGAAGTGGGCAACATGTAGCAGTTAAAATGCTCGGAAAATCCGGAGGAAATGGGCAAGACTTTATGAATGAAATAGCAACTATTGGAAGGATACACCATATCAATGTGGTGAAACTTGTTGGATATTGTGCACAAGGCTCTAAGCGTGCTCTCATCTTTGATTTCATGCCCAATGGTTCTCTCGAGAAGTATCTCTTCAATCGAGATAATATGGATTTCCTAAATTGGGAAACAAAGTTTCATATTGCAGTTGGAATAGCTAGAGGAATTGAGTATTTGCATCGAGGATGTGACATCCAAATTCTTCATTTTGACATCAAGCCTCATAACATACTCCTCGACCATAACTTCATCCCCAAAATATCTGATTTTGGGCTAGCAAAGTTATGCTCCGTAGAGGAGGTAGTGACCTTAACGGTCGCTAGAGGAACCATAGGGTATGTTGCCCCAGAACTCATCAACAGAAGTATTGGCAGAGTCTCTTCCAAGGCGGACGTGTATAGCTTTGGGATGCTGTTGATGGAAATGCTGGGCTTAAACAGAGAGTTGAGGCAAAATAATGATGATTCTACAAAGTATTTCCCATATTGGATCTATGACCAGCTTAATCAAGCCAAGgagattgaaattgaaaagggACAAGATAACAATGGTAATGATGAGAATGGGAGTGTTCGGAAGATGACAATAGTTGCTTTGTGCTGTATAAGGATGAGTCCAGATGATCGTCCATCAATGAATAAAGTGTTGGGAATGTTAGAAGGTGATGTGGAGTGCCTGCAGATGCCAGAGTATCCATCATCACAATCAACACAAATTGCTGGAAATGAGGAAGAGAGTTGGCTTACAGATGCAACTGATTCTGTATCTTTACTCCATCACAACAACGCCAGCAACTTCGAGATTACCATAGCATGA
- the LOC125213413 gene encoding rust resistance kinase Lr10-like — MISEYRQILLVIIGMLCAVISPPVFIICGFFAVLALLYHIVAVLSVVAGPDKFDPLHAQLLLIFDFIILSPRVIISALVLWLLIYKFRRRHLSEYDTIETFLQSDNKLSPIRYSYSDIKRMTRGFQEKLGEGGYGCVYKGKLRSGHHVAVKMLGKSGGNGQDFMNEITTIGRIHHINVVKLVGYCAQGSKRALIFDFMPNGSLEKYLFNGDNTNFLNWETKFDIAIGIARGIEYLHRGCDIQILHFDIKPHNILLDHNFIPKISDFGLAKLCSVEKEVVTLTVARGTIGYVAPELINRSIGGVSSKADVYSFGMLLMEMLGLNRELRQNNDDSTKYFPYWIYDQLNLAKEIETEKGQDNNANDENASVRKMTIVALWCIRMSPDDRPSMNKVLGMLEGDVERLQMPEYPSSQSTQIAGNEEESWLTDATDSVSLLQHNNASNFEITIA, encoded by the exons ATGATCTCAG AGTATCGCCAAATTCTTTTGGTCATTATAG GTATGTTGTGTGCAGTTATAAGCCCTCCTGTGTTCATCATCTGCGGGTTCTTTGCTGTGTTAGCTCTCTTATATCATATTGTGGCAGTACTGAGTGTGGTTGCAGGGCCTGACAAATTTGACCCGCTGCACGCTCAACTATTACTCATCTTTG ACTTCATCATCTTGTCACCAAGGGTTATCATTTCTGCTTTGGTGTTGTGGCTTTTGATTTACAAATTCCGAAGACGACATTTGTCCGAATATGACACAATAGAAACCTTCCTTCAAAGTGATAACAAACTCTCACCTATCAGATATTCATATTCAGACATAAAGAGGATGACAAGAGGTTTTCAAGAAAAGCTAGGTGAAGGAGGCTATGGTTGTGTTTACAAAGGAAAGCTACGAAGTGGGCATCATGTAGCAGTCAAAATGCTAGGAAAATCTGGAGGAAATGGGCAAGACTTTATGAATGAAATAACAACTATTGGAAGGATACACCATATCAATGTGGTAAAACTTGTTGGATATTGTGCACAAGGCTCCAAGCGTGCTCTCATCTTCGATTTCATGCCCAATGGTTCTCTCGAGAAGTATCTCTTCAATGGAGATAACACGAATTTCCTAAATTGGGAAACGAAGTTTGATATTGCAATTGGAATAGCTCGAGGAATTGAGTATTTGCATCGAGGATGTGACATCCAAATTCTTCATTTTGACATCAAGCCTCATAACATACTCCTCGACCATAACTTCATCCCCAAAATATCTGATTTTGGGCTAGCAAAGTTATGCTCCGTAGAGAAGGAGGTAGTGACCTTAACGGTTGCTAGAGGAACCATAGGGTATGTTGCCCCAGAACTCATCAACAGAAGTATTGGCGGAGTCTCTTCCAAGGCGGACGTGTATAGTTTTGGGATGCTATTGATGGAAATGCTAGGCTTAAACAGAGAGTTGAGGCAAAACAATGATGATTCTACAAAGTATTTTCCATATTGGATATATGACCAGCTTAATCTAGCCAAGGAGATTGAAACTGAAAAGGGACAGGATAACAATGCTAATGATGAGAATGCGAGTGTTCGGAAGATGACAATAGTTGCTTTATGGTGTATAAGGATGAGTCCAGATGATCGCCCATCAATGAATAAAGTGTTGGGAATGCTAGAAGGTGACGTGGAGCGCCTGCAGATGCCAGAGTATCCATCATCACAATCAACACAAATTGCTGGAAATGAGGAAGAGAGTTGGCTTACAGATGCAACTGATTCTGTATCTTTGCTCCAACACAACAACGCCAGCAACTTCGAGATTACCATAGCATGA
- the LOC125210255 gene encoding uncharacterized protein LOC125210255, whose protein sequence is MMNQNLIFFFNCFSLLIASLHFFQACNANCTPSACGLIPNISSPFRLENDPKHCGDHGYELVCENNVASINLNSHKYYVKAINYSDFSIWLSYASIDNNTCSFPISSAYRDDYFNPYFLEKEQSQAISFMSCEYPLHNCSLSNQVTGCGQSSTHACIKFGQIRPADVEHMCTLVSVVATSWNFMDLNNVSLSEIHQSLLYGFKLSWLGFICRNCDGAGCSIEPGGLVICGEHHSGLYYNWENLMDSFKPPEGPAAGRLMLFMLIVAVVFAGVSIPAKIIIGFGISYWVLVKNWYREDIERILVVSFEVRFIVGMLFGMGFLIY, encoded by the exons ATGATGAATCAAAActtgatcttcttcttcaattgtttctctctcttgattGCCTCACTCCATTTCTTTCAAGCTTGTAATGCAAACTGCACCCCCTCTGCGTGTGGCCTTATTCCAAACATTAGCTCCCCTTTCCGCCTCGAGAATGATCCCAAGCACTGTGGTGATCATGGATACGAATTAGTATGTGAAAACAATGTCGCTTCAATTAATCTAAACTCCCACAAATACTACGTGAAAGCGATCAATTACAGTGACTTCAGCATCTGGCTTTCCTATGCTTCCATAGACAACAACACCTGCTCTTTCCCTATTTCTTCTGCATACCGGGATGATTATTTCAATCCCTATTTCTTAGAGAAGGAGCAAAGTCAAGCTATCAGTTTCATGAGCTGCGAGTATCCATTGCATAATTGTTCCTTGTCAAACCAAGTTACTGGTTGTGGGCAATCTAGCACACATGCTTGCATAAAGTTTGGGCAGATACGCCCCGCCGATGTGGAGCATATGTGCACTCTAGTTTCCGTGGTTGCAACATCATGGAACTTTATGGATTTGAATAATGTATCGCTCTCAGAAATCCATCAATCTCTGCTGTATGGATTTAAACTGTCTTGGTTAGGTTTTATCTGTCGAAATTGCGATGGAGCTGGTTGTTCTATAGAGCCGGGTGGATTGGTAATTTGCGGCGAGCATCATTCGGGTCTCTATTACAATTGGG AGAATTTAATGGACTCCTTCAAACCACCTGAAG GTCCAGCTGCTGGCCGTCTCATGCTTTTCATGCTCATAGTTG CAGTTGTATTTGCAGGGGTAAGCATTCCTGCAAAAATCATCATCGGATTTGGGATCTCTTATTGGGTTCTCGTAAAAAATT GGTATCGCGAAGATATTGAGCGCATACTTG TTGTTAGCTTTGAAGTAAGATTCATTGTTGGGATGCTATTTGGAATGGGGTTCCTGATCTACTAG
- the LOC125210254 gene encoding rust resistance kinase Lr10-like — translation MITTHQNSIFLITSSLLMILSLHNLFESCDAKCNPSSCGIIPNISYPFRLKGNPKNCGDPRFELSCENNVTFVSLNSHKYYVKAINYSGYGDKPTIRVVDASINKGDICSFPTLSTYAYTRLSNLLPINSLPINFISCPNPLRNSSVYTNITTQCASNSSQHRYAYIKVGHMKVSELPHTCGVDLIVMTSSYSFKDLNNVSLSEIHESLLNGFELISCSYCGTSKILLIRWEYLLILVVILGMLCAAVSPPAFTICGFAAVTLLLFHIRYMFQDIIETFADTVQLNPLLAIVVVIIDLSVLLPKVIIFPFMLCLLIYKFRRRHLSEYNTIESFLQSDNKLSPIRYSYSDIKRMTRGFQEKLGEGGYGCVYKGKIRSGHDVAVKMLGKSGGNGQDFMNEISTIGRVHHVNVVQLVGYCAEGYKRVLIFDFMPNGSLDKYLFNREKTNFLDWDTKFDIAMGIARGIEYLHRGCDIQILHFDIKPHNILLDHNFIPKISDFGLAKLCSIEKEAVTLTAARGTIGYVAPELINRGIGAVSFKADVYSFGMLLMEMVGLNRDLRTNNDESTKYFPNWIYDHINQGREIEIEKDEKNNSDDENKSVRKMTIVALWCIQMRPDDRPSMNQVLQMLDADVERLPIPEVPSSQSTQIAGNEEECWLTGPTGSVSLLHSNDNNFEITIA, via the exons ATGATCACAACTCATCAAAACTCCATCTTCCTTATCACCTCATCTCTCTTGATGATCCTCTCACTCCATAATTTGTTTGAATCTTGTGATGCCAAATGCAATCCTTCTTCCTGCGGCATCATTCCCAACATCAGCTACCCTTTCCGCCTCAAGGGcaaccccaaaaattgcgGTGATCCAAGATTTGAATTATCATGTGAAAATAATGTGACCTTCGTGTCCCTTAATTCTCACAAATACTATGTCAAAGCAATCAACTACAGTGGCTATGGAGACAAGCCCACCATCAGGGTGGTTGATGCTTCCATAAACAAAGGCGACATCTGCTCGTTCCCCACCTTATCTACATATGCCTATACTCGTCTTTCTAACCTGTTACCGATCAATTCCTTGCCTATAAACTTTATAAGCTGCCCAAATCCATTGAGAAATTCATCTGTTTATACTAATATCACTACTCAGTGTGCCTCTAATTCATCCCAACACAGATATGCTTATATTAAGGTCGGCCACATGAAGGTCTCAGAGTTGCCACACACCTGTGGAGTAGACCTCATAGTGATGACATCCTCGTATAGTTTCAAGGATTTGAACAACGTTTCGCTTTCAGAAATCCATGAGTCTCTCTTGAATGGATTTGAACTCATCAGCTGCTCCTACTGTGGAACATCCAAAATCTTATTGATACGTTGGG AGTATCTCCTGATTCTTGTGGTCATTCTAG GTATGTTGTGTGCAGCGGTAAGCCCTCCTGCATTCACCATATGTGGATTCGCAGCTGTAACACTACTCTTATTTCATATCAGATATATGTTCCAAGATATAATAGAAACAT TTGCAGACACCGTGCAATTGAACCCTCTGCTAGCTATAGTAGTAGTCATCATCG ACTTGAGCGTCTTGTTGCCAAAGGTTATCATTTTTCCTTTCATGTTGTGCCTTTTGATCTACAAATTTCGAAGAAGGCATTTGTCCGAATACAACACTATAGAATCCTTCCTCCAGAGTGATAATAAACTCTCACCAATCAGATATTCATATTCAGACATAAAGAGAATGACAAGAggttttcaagaaaaactagGTGAAGGAGGCTATGGTTGTGTTTACAAAGGAAAGATTCGAAGTGGACATGATGTAGCTGTCAAAATGCTCGGAAAATCAGGAGGGAATGGTCAAGACtttatgaatgaaatatcAACTATTGGAAGGGTACATCATGTCAATGTGGTGCAACTAGTTGGATATTGTGCAGAAGGTTACAAGCGTGTCCTCATCTTTGATTTCATGCCCAACGGTTCTCTTGATAAATACCTCTTCAATCGAGAAAAAACGAATTTCTTAGATTGGGATACAAAGTTTGATATTGCCATGGGAATAGCTCGAGGAATTGAGTATTTGCATCGAGGATGTGACATCCAGATCCTTCATTTTGACATCAAGCCTCATAATATACTCCTCGACCATAACTTCATTCCCAAAATATCTGATTTCGGGCTAGCAAAGTTATGCTCCATAGAGAAGGAGGCTGTGACCTTAACGGCTGCTAGAGGAACCATAGGGTATGTTGCCCCCGAACTCATCAACAGAGGTATTGGTGCAGTCTCTTTCAAGGCGGATGTGTATAGTTTTGGGATGTTGTTGATGGAAATGGTGGGTTTAAACAgagatttgaggacaaataaTGATGAATCTACGAAGTATTTCCCAAATTGGATATATGACCACATTAACCAAGGCCGGgagattgaaattgaaaaggaTGAGAAAAACAATAGTGATGATGAGAATAAGAGTGTTCGGAAGATGACAATAGTTGCGTTATGGTGCATACAGATGAGACCAGATGACCGTCCTTCAATGAATCAAGTGTTGCAAATGTTAGATGCGGATGTTGAACGTTTGCCGATACCAGAGGTTCCATCATCACAATCAACCCAAATAGCAGGAAATGAGGAAGAGTGCTGGCTTACAGGTCCCACTGGTTCTGTATCATTGCTCCATAGCAATGACAACAACTTTGAGATTACTATTGCATGA
- the LOC125210253 gene encoding rust resistance kinase Lr10-like, producing MTKGFREKLGEGGFGSVYKGKLRSGNHVAVKLLGKGKTNGQDFINEIATIGRIHHVNVVQLVGYCAERSKRVLVFDFMSNGSLEKYIFNKEKACSLNWDEKFKIAMGVARGIEYLHRGCDIQILHFDIKPHNILLDNNFVPKVSDFGLAKLCSVDKDTVTLTAARGTIGYVAPELINRSIGEVSSKADVYSFGMLLMEMVGLNKELKGNNDDSTKYFPNWIYDHINQDREIEIEKAEENTGNDENGSRKSLVRKMTIVALWCIQMSPNDRPSMNQVLGMLEADVERLQVPAYSSQSTHVAGKEEESWLTDSTEVSLLHHNNSSCVEITVS from the coding sequence ATGACCAAAGGTTTTCGAGAGAAACTAGGCGAAGGAGGTTTCGGTTCTGTTTACAAAGGAAAGCTTCGCAGCGGCAATCATGTGGCAGTCAAGCTACTGGGGAAGGGCAAAACAAATGGGCAAGACTTCATTAATGAAATTGCAACTATCGGTAGGATCCATCATGTCAATGTTGTTCAACTAGTTGGATATTGTGCTGAACGATCCAAGCGTGTCCTCGTATTTGATTTCATGTCAAATGGTTCCCTAGAGAAGTACATcttcaacaaagaaaaagcATGCTCCTTGAATTGGGATGAGAAATTTAAGATTGCGATGGGAGTGGCTCGAGGGATTGAGTATTTGCACCGTGGTTGTGATATCCAGATCCTACATTTTGACATTAAACCTCACAATATACTTCTAGACAATAACTTCGTTCCAAAAGTGTCTGATTTTGGGCTAGCAAAGTTATGCTCTGTAGACAAGGACACAGTGACCTTAACGGCAGCTAGAGGAACCATAGGGTATGTTGCTCCTGAACTCATCAATAGAAGTATTGGTGAAGTCTCTTCCAAGGCAGATGTGTATAGTTTCGGGATGCTGTTGATGGAAATGGTGGGGTTGAACAAAGAGTTGAAGGGAAACAATGATGATTCTACTAAGTATTTTCCCAATTGGATATATGACCACATTAACCAAGACAGAGAGATTGAGATTGAAAAGGCAGAGGAAAACACCGGTAATGATGAGAATGGGAGCAGAAAGAGTCTTGTTAGGAAGATGACAATAGTTGCCTTATGGTGTATACAGATGAGTCCAAATGATCGTCCATCAATGAATCAAGTGTTGGGAATGTTAGAAGCTGATGTTGAACGCTTGCAGGTACCGGCGTATTCATCTCAATCAACGCATGTGGCAGGAAAGGAGGAAGAAAGCTGGCTTACAGATTCAACTGAAGTATCCTTGCTCCATCATAACAATAGTAGCTGTGTTGAGATTACTGTTTCTTGA
- the LOC125213412 gene encoding rust resistance kinase Lr10-like isoform X2, protein MITTHQNLIFLSTASLILSLHNLFESCDAKCTPVCGIISNISYPFGLKGDSNNCGDSILELACENNVTYFSLNSHKYYVKAINFGNNSNYDDSTIRLVDASINNDDICSFPTFSTYNYNFIYGHPRRLSNLSPFHSLPINFISCPNPLTNSSFFTDITTHCVSNSSHHKYAYIKVGHMNASEVPYACGVDLIAMTSWYSFKDLNNVSLSEIHESLLYGFELRICPSCGPSQNFNVFEHRQFLVVILDFIILSPRVAISALVLWLLIYKFRRRHLSEYNTIETFLQSDNKLSPIRYSYSDIKRMTRGFQEKLGEGGYGCVYKGKLRSGQHVAVKMLGKSGGNGQDFMNEIATIGRIHHINVVKLVGYCAQGSKRALIFDFMPNGSLEKYLFNRDNMDFLNWETKFHIAVGIARGIEYLHRGCDIQILHFDIKPHNILLDHNFIPKISDFGLAKLCSVEEVVTLTVARGTIGYVAPELINRSIGRVSSKADVYSFGMLLMEMLGLNRELRQNNDDSTKYFPYWIYDQLNQAKEIEIEKGQDNNGNDENGSVRKMTIVALCCIRMSPDDRPSMNKVLGMLEGDVECLQMPEYPSSQSTQIAGNEEESWLTDATDSVSLLHHNNASNFEITIA, encoded by the exons ATGATCACAACTCATCAAAATCTCATCTTCCTCAGCACGGCATCTCTCATTCTTTCGCTCCATAATTTGTTTGAATCTTGTGATGCCAAATGCACTCCTGTGTGCGGCATCATTTCCAATATCAGCTACCCTTTCGGCCTCAAGGGCGACTCCAACAACTGCGGTGATTCAATATTAGAATTAGCATGTGAAAATAATGTGACCTACTTCTCCCTCAATTCTCACAAATACTATGTCAAAGCAATCAACTTCGGCAACAATAGCAATTACGACGACTCTACCATAAGGCTGGTTGATGCTTCCATAAATAATGACGACATCTGCTCGTTTCCCACCTTTTCTACATATAACTATAACTTCATCTATGGTCATCCCAGGCGTCTTTCTAACCTATCCCCATTTCATTCCTTACCTATTAACTTTATAAGCTGCCCAAATCCCTTGACCAATTCATCCTTCTTCACTGATATCACCACTCATTGTGTCTCTAATTCATCACATCACAAATATGCTTATATCAAGGTCGGCCACATGAATGCCTCAGAGGTTCCATATGCCTGTGGAGTAGACCTCATAGCGATGACATCCTGGTATAGTTTTAAGGATTTGAACAATGTTTCGCTTTCAGAAATCCATGAGTCCCTCTTGTATGGATTCGAACTCAGGATCTGCCCTTCCTGTGGACCTTCCCAAAACTTCAATGTTTTCG AGCATCGACAATTTCTTGTTGTCATTCTAG ACTTCATCATCTTGTCACCAAGGGTTGCCATTTCTGCTTTGGTGTTGTGGCTTTTGATTTACAAATTCCGAAGAAGACATTTGTCCGAATATAACACAATAGAGACCTTCCTCCAAAGTGATAACAAACTATCACCAATCAGATATTCATATTCAGACATAAAGAGAATGACAAGAggttttcaagaaaaactagGTGAAGGTGGCTATGGTTGTGTTTATAAAGGAAAGCTTCGAAGTGGGCAACATGTAGCAGTTAAAATGCTCGGAAAATCCGGAGGAAATGGGCAAGACTTTATGAATGAAATAGCAACTATTGGAAGGATACACCATATCAATGTGGTGAAACTTGTTGGATATTGTGCACAAGGCTCTAAGCGTGCTCTCATCTTTGATTTCATGCCCAATGGTTCTCTCGAGAAGTATCTCTTCAATCGAGATAATATGGATTTCCTAAATTGGGAAACAAAGTTTCATATTGCAGTTGGAATAGCTAGAGGAATTGAGTATTTGCATCGAGGATGTGACATCCAAATTCTTCATTTTGACATCAAGCCTCATAACATACTCCTCGACCATAACTTCATCCCCAAAATATCTGATTTTGGGCTAGCAAAGTTATGCTCCGTAGAGGAGGTAGTGACCTTAACGGTCGCTAGAGGAACCATAGGGTATGTTGCCCCAGAACTCATCAACAGAAGTATTGGCAGAGTCTCTTCCAAGGCGGACGTGTATAGCTTTGGGATGCTGTTGATGGAAATGCTGGGCTTAAACAGAGAGTTGAGGCAAAATAATGATGATTCTACAAAGTATTTCCCATATTGGATCTATGACCAGCTTAATCAAGCCAAGgagattgaaattgaaaagggACAAGATAACAATGGTAATGATGAGAATGGGAGTGTTCGGAAGATGACAATAGTTGCTTTGTGCTGTATAAGGATGAGTCCAGATGATCGTCCATCAATGAATAAAGTGTTGGGAATGTTAGAAGGTGATGTGGAGTGCCTGCAGATGCCAGAGTATCCATCATCACAATCAACACAAATTGCTGGAAATGAGGAAGAGAGTTGGCTTACAGATGCAACTGATTCTGTATCTTTACTCCATCACAACAACGCCAGCAACTTCGAGATTACCATAGCATGA